Genomic DNA from Candidatus Zixiibacteriota bacterium:
ACAGAAGCATTAGTCGAGTCCGGCACTCTGAAATCAAAATCGAAATGGGTTTTTATCCTCCTGGAGTCTCTTTTTTCACTATTCATAAAAACTCCTTCAAAAGATGTCTATTTCAGATTATCGGAAGAATTTGCAAATAATAAACCTGCAGAATCCTTATCCTGATTGAATTCTTTCTTTACTTGACCGGGCAGTCTTGCTTCAGTTCTTGATTTAAGGATAGATAAAAACTCAGTCCTATACGAAATAAAAAAGTGACCTCACCCTTACTCTCTCCTGGGAGGAGAGGGAGAAGAAACTATCCTCATTTAGAATTTTATATTAACGATTATTTATTCCCCGTCTTGCGTCTCCCCTTTTAATTTGAAATCTTTACTTAAAAAGGAAGCGCCTCTTTTATCCTGGGCTGGAAAACCTTAAGAAAATCCTCGACCAGAACAAGAGCCTCTTTTTCAGAAACCTCGTTCAGGGGTAGATTTATGCGGATAAAAGCGGCATCTGTGGGTGCTCTTTTTAGCGAGTTGATGACCAGGTCCAGCTTTAAGCCTAATTCGCTGGTAACCAGTCCGCTTCTGGTCTGGAACCAGTAATACATAACCTCTCTGGACTGATTGTCCGAGATCAAAAGCCGGT
This window encodes:
- a CDS encoding EpsI family protein → QKYGSQIHSPKNCLPGSGWKILSREKTRIKGSSGSSLLVNRLLISDNQSREVMYYWFQTRSGLVTSELGLKLDLVINSLKRAPTDAAFIRINLPLNEVSEKEALVLVEDFLKVFQPRIKEALPF